In Zunongwangia profunda SM-A87, the following proteins share a genomic window:
- a CDS encoding endonuclease/exonuclease/phosphatase family protein — MQCFSIKSAFLILLFFNVIYKAHSQKLVRSEVIVLSYNIHHANPPSQSEVINLDTIATIIKNSKADIVGLQEVDIYTERSGKKLNMAKVLAEKAGFEYWYFSKSINFQGGEYGTAILSKFPLSDTITTKLPNPKNAEPRTLSLANIHINPKLEIKIANTHLDYTDASNNLAQVSAIRKILSSEDKPVIITGDFNVVPESSSMNHLLEIFSSSCTDVCDFTSSAQQSESTIDYILYKSNTIDVLEHKVLKETFASDHFPVKARFLIYN; from the coding sequence ATGCAGTGTTTCAGTATAAAATCGGCTTTTCTAATACTTCTATTTTTTAATGTAATTTATAAAGCCCATTCGCAGAAACTGGTACGTAGTGAAGTTATAGTATTAAGTTATAATATTCATCATGCCAATCCACCTTCGCAATCAGAAGTTATTAATCTGGATACGATTGCCACTATCATAAAAAACAGTAAAGCTGATATTGTAGGCTTACAAGAAGTAGATATATATACTGAACGCTCTGGAAAAAAACTAAATATGGCCAAGGTGTTGGCCGAAAAAGCTGGATTTGAATACTGGTATTTTTCAAAATCTATCAATTTTCAGGGGGGTGAATACGGAACTGCTATTTTATCAAAATTTCCCCTATCAGATACCATTACTACAAAATTACCGAACCCTAAGAATGCTGAGCCAAGAACACTTTCCCTGGCCAATATTCATATTAATCCTAAGCTGGAAATCAAAATAGCAAATACACATTTAGATTATACCGATGCGTCCAATAATTTGGCTCAGGTATCAGCTATTCGTAAAATACTATCCTCGGAAGATAAACCAGTGATCATTACCGGAGATTTTAACGTGGTTCCCGAAAGTTCATCGATGAATCATTTACTAGAAATATTTAGTTCTTCCTGTACAGATGTATGTGATTTTACATCTTCGGCACAACAATCGGAAAGCACCATCGATTATATTCTATACAAGAGTAACACAATTGACGTACTGGAACATAAAGTGTTAAAAGAAACATTCGCATCAGATCATTTTCCTGTAAAGGCCAGGTTTTTGATCTACAATTAA
- a CDS encoding VOC family protein, whose protein sequence is MLGLHDLEYIVILKVASIKRSKEFYAKKLGLKVILSDDKNHRVFKNRPQICLDQLGSPSKYTPRHLCSGSAEIHFFSKKTIQEIEYILGVQEIPIIANDKYQTEEGGEQECIYLYDPDGNLLRITGGANPRI, encoded by the coding sequence ATGTTAGGACTTCATGATTTAGAATATATTGTAATATTAAAAGTAGCCTCTATAAAAAGATCAAAAGAGTTTTATGCTAAAAAATTGGGGCTCAAGGTTATTTTAAGTGATGATAAGAATCATCGTGTGTTTAAAAATAGACCTCAAATTTGTTTAGATCAGTTAGGTTCACCATCAAAATATACACCACGTCACCTGTGCTCAGGAAGCGCTGAAATTCACTTTTTTTCCAAAAAAACTATACAAGAAATTGAGTATATTTTAGGGGTACAAGAAATTCCCATTATTGCAAACGATAAATACCAAACAGAAGAAGGAGGTGAACAAGAATGTATTTATCTATATGATCCCGATGGTAATTTATTGCGGATAACTGGAGGAGCCAATCCACGCATTTAA
- a CDS encoding tetratricopeptide repeat-containing hybrid sensor histidine kinase/response regulator, with protein sequence MLTFSLYAQNSEKAITISPDSTKEEITAYIKSNLEKSATEMEKGNYPVAILYSHRNLELAEKSGDSILLAVSRSFIANNYLKLENVEEARNYINKNINMAETMKDTLMINAAKIDLANVYIKERRYEDFIQLNKEVIALAKKAKDSYRLITSSLNIAEAYLMEFNKPDSAITYIDSAKIYNIRFSDNKPYLPEDIFYYLDAEYAFQKGDFKEAKINFELAIEKFKSNEGSEELLYSYSGYLRSQAELGEYREAYESFKVLDTLFKNKLKSVLEESNKTIQDRIEIENIEQEIKNKELQNKIISAKAEKNRILLIASVALLVLLLLVLLFFVCERKKRTVLMQQLKRKNEEYLDAKDKSEEMARVKTKFLSTISHELRTPLYGIIGLSNDLFLAPELSSHKKEIQSLKFSANYLLNLVNDVLTLNKIESGTSIKLEHKPFNLQELVEDINVSLKFMRQKNNNQLKIKIDKDVPKILVGDKIKLSQILINLTGNALKFTNEGEIKILVDLIQKEEKRIKLKFQVKDNGIGISAEEQKEIFKEFGNSTKTSKFAGTGLGLNIVTKLLKEMNSEIQLISKTGKGSNFYFEVELETTDQKEVVSQPNALNNSEAEFTGKKILIIDDNHINQLVTKKYIERYGIKAKSADDAVEGIEMLKNESFDLVFMDLNMPKINGLEATSMIRAFNKEVKIIILSATEVRELRDKIKGYAINDFLSKPYKTKDLYNLLLKYLKS encoded by the coding sequence ATGCTTACATTTTCCCTGTATGCCCAAAATAGTGAGAAAGCGATTACAATTTCTCCTGATTCTACAAAGGAGGAAATAACGGCCTATATAAAAAGTAATCTGGAAAAGTCTGCCACTGAAATGGAGAAGGGCAACTATCCGGTCGCAATCCTTTACAGTCATAGGAACTTAGAATTAGCCGAGAAAAGTGGTGATTCTATACTGCTTGCTGTATCAAGAAGTTTTATAGCCAATAATTACTTAAAATTAGAAAATGTAGAAGAAGCCCGTAATTATATCAATAAAAATATAAATATGGCTGAGACAATGAAAGATACCCTAATGATTAATGCGGCAAAAATTGATCTTGCTAATGTTTATATAAAAGAAAGAAGATATGAAGACTTTATACAATTAAACAAAGAGGTAATAGCCTTAGCTAAAAAGGCTAAAGATAGCTATCGTTTAATCACCAGTAGTCTTAATATCGCAGAGGCATATTTGATGGAATTCAATAAGCCAGATTCGGCCATAACATATATAGATTCAGCAAAAATTTACAATATTCGGTTTTCAGATAACAAACCTTATTTGCCGGAAGATATTTTTTATTATTTAGATGCAGAATACGCTTTCCAAAAGGGTGATTTTAAAGAGGCCAAGATAAATTTTGAACTTGCCATAGAGAAATTTAAAAGCAATGAGGGATCCGAGGAACTTTTATATTCCTATTCCGGATATCTGCGAAGCCAGGCTGAATTAGGAGAGTACAGGGAAGCTTATGAGAGTTTTAAAGTGCTAGATACTTTATTTAAAAATAAACTAAAAAGTGTGCTAGAAGAATCTAATAAAACTATACAGGATCGCATAGAAATTGAAAATATAGAACAGGAGATTAAAAATAAAGAACTTCAAAACAAAATAATTTCTGCAAAGGCCGAAAAAAACAGAATATTACTCATTGCCTCCGTAGCCTTATTAGTATTATTACTTTTAGTATTGTTGTTTTTTGTTTGTGAAAGGAAAAAAAGGACGGTCCTCATGCAACAGCTTAAAAGAAAAAATGAGGAATATCTTGACGCCAAAGATAAATCTGAGGAAATGGCGAGGGTTAAAACTAAATTCCTCTCTACCATTAGTCACGAACTTAGAACGCCTTTATACGGAATTATAGGTTTATCCAATGATTTATTCTTGGCTCCAGAACTATCTTCTCATAAAAAAGAAATTCAGTCTTTAAAGTTTTCTGCCAACTACCTGCTTAACCTGGTTAATGATGTACTTACATTAAATAAAATAGAATCAGGTACTTCTATTAAACTTGAGCATAAACCATTTAATCTTCAGGAACTTGTAGAGGATATTAATGTGTCATTGAAATTTATGAGGCAAAAGAACAACAATCAATTAAAGATTAAAATCGACAAAGACGTTCCCAAAATTTTGGTAGGAGATAAAATAAAGTTATCTCAAATACTAATTAATCTTACCGGAAATGCTTTAAAGTTCACCAATGAAGGCGAAATAAAGATACTTGTAGATCTTATTCAAAAAGAAGAAAAGCGTATAAAGCTCAAATTTCAAGTAAAAGATAATGGTATTGGCATCTCTGCTGAAGAACAAAAAGAAATTTTTAAAGAATTTGGAAACTCCACAAAAACAAGCAAATTTGCAGGTACCGGACTTGGTTTAAACATCGTTACCAAGTTGCTAAAAGAAATGAATTCTGAAATTCAATTAATAAGTAAAACTGGTAAGGGGTCTAATTTTTACTTTGAAGTAGAGCTTGAAACCACAGATCAAAAAGAAGTAGTTTCCCAACCCAATGCTTTGAACAACAGTGAAGCTGAGTTCACCGGAAAAAAAATACTGATTATTGATGATAATCATATCAATCAACTGGTGACCAAAAAGTATATTGAAAGGTATGGGATTAAAGCAAAGTCTGCCGATGATGCTGTAGAGGGTATAGAAATGCTGAAAAACGAATCTTTTGATCTCGTATTTATGGATCTTAATATGCCTAAAATTAACGGTCTGGAAGCAACTTCGATGATTAGAGCGTTTAATAAGGAGGTTAAGATTATTATCTTATCTGCGACAGAGGTACGGGAATTAAGGGATAAAATAAAAGGCTATGCTATTAATGATTTTCTCTCTAAACCTTATAAGACTAAAGATTTATATAACTTATTATTAAAATACCTGAAATCATAA
- a CDS encoding HdeD family acid-resistance protein, with the protein MTSPISSTNKHPGLNTRYWWVEILLGIGFIALSFWFYATPIETYISLAVFFSYVMFISGIFEIINAISFIKTSKQWGIFLIGGIIDLVLGYLLITNENLTMEILPVLLGIWFVIRSLIFFITYAKLKSSSTKNSGWFLLAAILTLLFALAVLAKPLLGQLTLVYTISFAFFFMGLFRLTLGIKMFNTHGK; encoded by the coding sequence ATGACATCACCAATATCCTCAACGAACAAACATCCAGGTCTAAACACCCGCTACTGGTGGGTAGAAATCTTATTAGGAATAGGATTTATCGCATTATCTTTTTGGTTCTATGCCACACCTATAGAGACTTATATCTCTTTAGCAGTATTTTTTAGCTATGTAATGTTTATTAGCGGAATTTTTGAGATTATAAATGCTATAAGCTTCATAAAAACATCAAAACAATGGGGCATATTTCTTATCGGAGGTATTATAGATTTGGTATTGGGGTATTTATTAATCACAAATGAAAACCTGACCATGGAAATACTTCCTGTCCTTTTAGGTATCTGGTTTGTTATCCGGTCATTGATATTTTTTATAACCTATGCTAAACTTAAAAGTAGTTCTACAAAAAATTCAGGTTGGTTCTTGCTCGCCGCAATTTTGACTTTACTCTTTGCGCTGGCGGTTCTGGCAAAGCCATTACTGGGACAGTTAACTTTGGTATATACCATCAGTTTTGCCTTTTTCTTTATGGGGCTATTTAGGTTAACATTGGGAATCAAAATGTTTAATACACACGGAAAGTAG
- a CDS encoding glycoside hydrolase family 43 protein: protein MMIVRKFSVLISCLLFFLQGFTQQKAINPIIHADVPDVSMIRVGDSYYMSSTTMHMSPGVPIMKSNDLTNWEIVNYAYDILDDTDALNMENGKNAYGKGSWASSLRYHDGTFYVSTFSSTTGKTYIYTTKDIESGAWEKHSFKPSFHDNTLFFDDDGKIYMIYAAGELRIVQLKNDLSGPVPGSEKILIENASAPAGENIMLKAEGSQLFKINGKYYLFNITWPQGSMRTVVIHRADNIMGPYEGELALKDKGVAQGGLIDTPAGDWYAYLFRDNGAVGRIPYLVPVKWENGWPILGEDGKVPMELDLPANKSLIPDIVNSDDFSRTNKDKKLSLVWQWNHNPQNDLWSLDERKGYLRLTTGRIDTSFVTTRNTLTQRTIGPKSTGETSLDLSGLKDGDIAGFGVLQDKYAYVAVKLENGKKTIQMVKGREGKVIEEIPYSGDEIFFKITCDFKDRKDLAHFYYSENGKHWKEIGEPLKMEYTLGQFMGYRYALFNYATKTSGGYVDFDYFRITDGIK from the coding sequence ATGATGATAGTAAGAAAATTTAGTGTTCTAATTAGCTGTTTGCTTTTTTTCCTCCAGGGCTTTACACAGCAAAAGGCGATTAACCCGATAATTCATGCTGATGTGCCAGACGTTTCCATGATACGGGTGGGGGATAGTTATTATATGAGTAGTACCACTATGCATATGAGTCCCGGAGTACCCATCATGAAATCTAACGATCTCACGAACTGGGAAATTGTAAACTATGCTTATGATATTCTAGATGATACCGATGCGTTGAATATGGAAAACGGTAAAAACGCCTATGGTAAAGGTTCTTGGGCCAGTAGCTTAAGATATCATGATGGTACCTTCTACGTTTCAACCTTTTCTAGTACTACCGGAAAAACCTATATCTATACGACTAAGGATATTGAGAGTGGAGCATGGGAAAAACATTCCTTTAAACCAAGTTTTCATGACAATACGTTGTTTTTTGATGATGATGGTAAAATTTATATGATCTATGCCGCGGGTGAACTTAGAATTGTTCAATTAAAAAATGACCTTTCTGGTCCTGTTCCTGGTAGCGAAAAGATTTTGATTGAGAATGCGAGTGCACCTGCGGGAGAAAACATCATGTTAAAGGCAGAAGGCTCTCAGCTATTCAAGATAAATGGTAAATATTATTTATTTAATATAACCTGGCCACAGGGAAGCATGCGAACTGTTGTTATTCATCGTGCAGACAATATCATGGGACCTTACGAAGGAGAACTGGCTTTAAAGGATAAAGGTGTAGCACAAGGAGGTTTAATAGATACTCCTGCAGGTGACTGGTATGCGTATTTATTCCGAGATAATGGAGCGGTAGGACGAATTCCTTATCTTGTGCCGGTTAAATGGGAAAATGGCTGGCCTATCTTGGGTGAAGATGGCAAAGTCCCTATGGAGCTTGACCTTCCTGCTAACAAAAGTCTTATTCCAGATATTGTAAATTCCGATGATTTCAGCAGAACCAATAAGGATAAAAAATTATCGTTGGTTTGGCAATGGAATCATAATCCGCAAAATGATTTATGGAGTCTTGATGAGCGCAAAGGCTATCTAAGGCTTACCACAGGGAGGATTGATACTTCTTTCGTTACCACCAGGAATACATTGACCCAACGGACTATTGGTCCTAAGAGTACAGGGGAAACTTCATTAGATCTTTCAGGATTAAAAGACGGTGATATTGCTGGTTTTGGGGTGCTTCAGGATAAGTATGCTTATGTGGCGGTTAAGTTAGAAAATGGGAAAAAAACCATTCAAATGGTTAAGGGGCGTGAAGGCAAAGTGATAGAAGAAATTCCGTATAGCGGTGACGAAATTTTCTTTAAAATTACCTGCGACTTTAAAGATAGAAAGGACCTCGCACACTTTTACTATTCTGAGAATGGGAAACACTGGAAAGAAATTGGAGAACCTTTAAAGATGGAATATACCCTTGGCCAATTTATGGGGTATCGATATGCACTGTTTAACTATGCAACCAAAACTTCCGGAGGTTATGTTGATTTCGATTATTTCCGGATTACAGATGGAATAAAATAA
- a CDS encoding DUF808 domain-containing protein gives MASGFFALLDDIAALMDDVSVMSKVAGKKTAGLLGDDLAVNAEKASGFVSSRELPVLWKITKGSLLNKLIILPLGFLLSAFLPSVIHIILLIGGLYLAYEGAEKIYEFFFPHKEHKKIDRIEKLSKEEILAREKEKVKSAILTDFILSVEIVIVALGTVEEAELPTKIIVVSLIAILATVGVYGIVALIVRMDDFGRKLINLNAEDDSFSDKVGKFLVSALPKVIKGLSVLGTIALMLVSGGIFVHNLEFLHGIFPKIPSFITEFFVGLIVGFIVLLIVKGISRIIKSFKK, from the coding sequence ATGGCCTCTGGATTTTTCGCTTTGTTAGATGATATCGCAGCTTTAATGGACGATGTTTCAGTAATGAGTAAAGTTGCAGGAAAAAAGACCGCTGGGCTCTTAGGAGATGATCTTGCAGTTAATGCTGAAAAAGCTTCTGGTTTTGTATCATCCAGGGAATTGCCCGTATTATGGAAAATCACTAAAGGCTCTTTACTGAATAAACTTATTATCCTTCCCCTGGGCTTTTTACTTAGTGCCTTTTTACCATCAGTAATTCATATTATTTTATTGATTGGCGGACTTTATCTGGCTTATGAAGGTGCCGAGAAAATATACGAATTTTTCTTTCCGCATAAAGAACATAAAAAAATCGATAGAATCGAAAAACTATCGAAAGAAGAAATTTTAGCCCGTGAAAAAGAAAAGGTAAAATCGGCTATTTTAACCGACTTTATTTTATCGGTAGAAATTGTAATTGTCGCGCTTGGCACTGTGGAAGAAGCTGAACTACCTACGAAAATCATTGTGGTTTCACTAATCGCAATTTTAGCAACTGTAGGTGTTTACGGTATTGTTGCCCTTATTGTAAGAATGGACGATTTTGGCAGGAAACTTATAAATCTTAATGCTGAAGATGATAGTTTCTCTGATAAGGTGGGTAAGTTTCTAGTGAGTGCTTTACCTAAAGTAATCAAAGGTCTTTCTGTGCTTGGTACTATTGCGCTTATGCTGGTTTCAGGAGGAATTTTCGTTCATAATTTAGAATTTCTACACGGTATTTTCCCTAAAATACCTTCGTTTATAACCGAATTTTTTGTAGGTCTAATCGTAGGGTTTATTGTATTACTAATCGTTAAAGGAATTAGTAGGATCATTAAAAGCTTTAAAAAATAG
- a CDS encoding glycoside hydrolase family 127 protein: protein MIVIKKIKAVILFGVFGFSFLKVSAQEKLYTNEFPLENVTLLDGKFKNARDLNMSVLLQYDVDRLLAPYRKEAGLEPRKPSYPNWEGLDGHIGGHYLSALAMNYAATDNQEFLARMNYMLKELRECQLANTKKHPEWGVGYVGGFPNSEALWSSFKKGNFEKYNSAWAPFYNLHKMYAGLRDAWLYADSEKAKEMFLDFCDWGITLTKDLSHEQMQSVLNMEHGGMPEVYADAYQITGEKKYLEAAKRYSHEQVLHPLSKGIDNLDNKHANTQIPKFVGFERIAEVDGDEKFAKAGSYFWETVTKNRSLAFGGNSRKEHFPSTSASIDYINEDDGPESCNSYNMLKLTEDLFRVNPEAKYADYYERTLYNHILSTQHPQHGGYVYFTPARPRHYRIYSAPEEAMWCCVGTGMENHGKYNQFIYTHQGDSLYINLFIPSELNWEKQGVKIRQETNFPSEEGTSLKITEGTAEFPLFLRYPGWIKEGEMKIKINSEEIELIGKPSSYVKIDRNWQKGDIVDVSLPMHNHMERLPNVPQYVAFFHGPILLGAPSGSEDLKGLIADDSRFGQYPSGRRLPINEAPILLADHTEELPENLESVENEPLHFKINSEMKNPIDADLQPFYTIHDSRYMMYWLSLTPEEYESYTDSLANIEAKKLALEKRTIDYVATGEQQPESDHFMEKKNSGTGNNRDEFWRSAHGDGYFSYQMKTNKETGLSLMLRYFGFEWGDKRFDIYIDDERLTSVNTKEHTRISQFQEMSYEIPDSMLDGKKSIRVKFQPREGSATSEIYFLRLIRNQ, encoded by the coding sequence ATGATCGTCATAAAAAAAATAAAGGCAGTAATTCTTTTCGGTGTATTTGGTTTCAGTTTTTTAAAAGTGAGTGCACAGGAAAAACTATACACCAATGAATTTCCGCTGGAGAATGTCACTCTCCTCGATGGCAAATTCAAGAATGCCCGTGATCTTAATATGTCGGTTTTGCTACAGTACGATGTAGACCGTTTACTTGCGCCTTACCGAAAAGAAGCCGGTCTGGAACCAAGAAAACCCTCTTATCCCAATTGGGAAGGACTAGATGGTCATATTGGAGGTCATTATCTTTCAGCTCTAGCTATGAATTATGCGGCTACCGATAATCAGGAGTTTTTAGCGCGAATGAATTATATGCTGAAAGAACTACGGGAATGCCAACTCGCTAATACAAAAAAACATCCGGAATGGGGTGTAGGCTATGTAGGTGGTTTTCCTAATAGTGAAGCATTATGGTCTTCCTTTAAAAAAGGAAATTTTGAAAAGTATAATTCTGCCTGGGCTCCTTTCTATAATTTACATAAAATGTATGCTGGTTTAAGAGATGCCTGGCTTTATGCCGATAGTGAGAAAGCTAAAGAAATGTTTCTTGATTTTTGTGACTGGGGTATAACACTTACTAAAGATCTTTCCCATGAGCAAATGCAATCTGTGCTGAACATGGAACATGGTGGTATGCCTGAGGTTTATGCTGATGCCTATCAAATAACTGGAGAGAAGAAATATCTGGAAGCAGCTAAAAGGTATTCTCATGAGCAGGTACTTCATCCTTTGTCGAAGGGTATCGATAACCTGGATAATAAGCACGCGAATACACAAATCCCAAAATTTGTAGGATTTGAGCGTATTGCTGAGGTGGATGGAGATGAAAAATTCGCTAAAGCCGGAAGTTATTTCTGGGAAACAGTTACTAAAAACCGTAGCCTGGCATTTGGAGGCAACAGCAGAAAAGAACATTTTCCCAGTACATCGGCCAGTATTGATTACATAAACGAAGACGATGGTCCCGAGTCTTGTAATTCATATAATATGCTGAAGTTAACCGAAGATCTCTTTCGAGTAAATCCTGAGGCGAAATATGCCGATTATTACGAAAGAACATTATACAACCATATACTTTCAACCCAGCATCCGCAGCATGGAGGCTATGTTTATTTTACTCCAGCCCGGCCCCGCCATTATCGAATTTATTCTGCGCCTGAAGAGGCGATGTGGTGCTGTGTGGGAACCGGAATGGAAAACCATGGAAAATACAATCAGTTTATCTACACCCATCAGGGAGATTCTTTATATATAAATTTATTTATTCCTTCAGAATTGAACTGGGAAAAACAGGGGGTAAAAATAAGACAGGAGACCAATTTTCCTTCTGAAGAGGGTACCAGTCTTAAAATTACTGAAGGTACCGCTGAATTCCCTTTATTTTTGCGGTATCCGGGATGGATTAAAGAAGGCGAGATGAAAATCAAGATCAATTCAGAAGAAATTGAACTAATCGGTAAGCCTTCTTCTTATGTTAAAATAGATCGAAACTGGCAAAAGGGAGATATTGTAGATGTTAGTCTTCCTATGCATAATCACATGGAAAGGCTGCCGAATGTACCTCAATATGTTGCATTTTTTCATGGTCCGATATTATTGGGAGCTCCATCGGGATCCGAAGATCTAAAAGGGCTTATTGCAGATGATAGTCGTTTTGGACAATACCCTTCCGGAAGACGCTTGCCCATTAATGAAGCACCTATTCTACTTGCAGATCATACGGAAGAACTTCCTGAAAACCTGGAATCCGTAGAAAATGAGCCCCTTCATTTTAAGATTAATTCTGAAATGAAAAATCCCATCGATGCTGATTTACAGCCTTTTTACACTATCCACGATTCCAGGTATATGATGTACTGGCTGTCGCTGACTCCCGAAGAATACGAAAGTTATACCGATTCTCTTGCAAATATTGAAGCTAAGAAATTGGCCCTGGAAAAACGTACCATAGATTATGTAGCTACTGGTGAACAACAGCCGGAGAGTGATCACTTTATGGAAAAGAAGAACTCAGGAACCGGTAATAACAGGGATGAATTTTGGAGAAGCGCTCATGGAGATGGTTATTTTAGCTATCAAATGAAAACCAATAAGGAAACTGGTCTTAGCCTGATGCTTAGATATTTCGGGTTTGAATGGGGGGATAAGCGTTTTGATATTTATATTGATGATGAGAGACTTACTTCGGTAAATACTAAAGAACATACCAGAATAAGTCAGTTTCAGGAAATGAGTTATGAAATTCCTGATTCAATGCTTGATGGTAAAAAGAGTATAAGAGTAAAGTTTCAACCCAGAGAAGGAAGTGCAACTAGTGAAATCTATTTTTTACGGTTGATCAGAAATCAATAG
- a CDS encoding Crp/Fnr family transcriptional regulator produces MQTNNIQYLRSLDTLKDSKFFKDIPKDALAELMEKLVYRKWSKGTYLSGAYEPLPFFYILVMGKIKEYQVDEISEKERINFILSDGDVFDVLNLLDDRPHKIYWETLEETEVLRITKEDMLRWMDKYPQAQKHLYQYMASHVRMLEEMTADLSMCPTLVRLSKLLIQSFDIDKGCLNRIDNLPNSELAKLIGTTRAVLNRHIQELKGCGAISVERKKINIENTERLLMIVQNSHVPIAARC; encoded by the coding sequence ATGCAAACTAATAATATTCAATACTTAAGAAGTTTAGACACTTTGAAAGATTCCAAATTTTTTAAAGATATTCCAAAAGACGCACTAGCTGAATTGATGGAAAAATTAGTGTATAGAAAATGGAGTAAGGGAACCTATTTAAGTGGTGCCTACGAACCGCTCCCTTTTTTTTATATTTTAGTTATGGGAAAAATAAAGGAATACCAGGTAGATGAGATTAGTGAAAAGGAACGTATCAATTTTATTTTGTCTGATGGAGACGTTTTTGATGTACTCAACTTATTGGATGACAGACCCCATAAAATTTACTGGGAAACCCTTGAAGAAACGGAAGTATTAAGGATAACCAAGGAAGATATGCTTCGCTGGATGGATAAATATCCACAAGCACAAAAACACTTATATCAATACATGGCTTCCCATGTGAGAATGTTAGAAGAGATGACCGCCGATCTTTCCATGTGTCCTACACTAGTGCGCTTGTCTAAGTTATTGATTCAGAGTTTTGATATAGATAAGGGGTGTCTAAATAGGATTGATAACCTACCTAACAGCGAACTGGCAAAATTAATAGGAACCACAAGGGCGGTTTTGAATAGACATATTCAGGAGTTAAAGGGATGCGGAGCCATATCTGTTGAGCGTAAAAAAATAAATATTGAAAATACAGAAAGACTATTGATGATAGTACAAAATAGTCATGTACCTATTGCGGCCCGTTGTTAA
- a CDS encoding AraC family transcriptional regulator, translating to MDITYNFISFIESLGVIQGLLLGLMLILVRTRRKRATHYLGLFIVLFSLEPVTNILGDLNILKSYPQLELLPFGFHFLAYPLFYIYIQKVSILEHRKTSYWTLIPGILEVLIGLIVFFMPVKTKMILVNSIWEKIYFSAGLAYTFFICMLTLNWVRMHRRELENQYSLLIHKNLDWVLWFVCGSIFFHLFLLEYYFFGNEILYLFTAIANVVLIYWISYQGLMQQNINSLQEEMNGLMVESRKDEVIENQGMIVETGIQEDFKKKQDFVSEEEVGNMLSVIHEYIEASKCFTKQDLTIIDLADAVNIHPKRISYAINKALDINFNNYINNFRVEYAKELFQSDKAKNLSVEGIGMEAGFHSKSTFYTSFNKLEGTTPAKYRSFGS from the coding sequence ATGGACATAACATATAACTTTATCAGTTTTATAGAGTCTTTGGGAGTTATACAAGGATTGCTATTAGGTTTGATGCTGATACTTGTGAGAACCAGAAGAAAAAGGGCTACACACTATTTAGGGCTTTTTATCGTGTTGTTTTCGTTGGAACCAGTGACTAATATTTTGGGAGACCTTAATATTCTAAAATCCTATCCTCAATTAGAACTACTTCCGTTTGGATTTCATTTTTTAGCCTATCCCTTATTCTATATCTATATTCAAAAGGTTTCCATTTTGGAACATAGAAAGACCAGTTACTGGACATTGATACCTGGAATATTGGAGGTGTTAATAGGACTGATAGTTTTCTTTATGCCAGTAAAAACAAAAATGATACTGGTTAATTCAATTTGGGAAAAGATTTACTTTTCTGCAGGCTTAGCCTACACGTTTTTTATATGTATGTTGACATTGAATTGGGTAAGAATGCATCGTAGGGAACTTGAAAATCAATATAGTTTATTGATTCATAAAAACTTGGATTGGGTGCTTTGGTTTGTTTGTGGCAGCATATTTTTTCATTTGTTTTTGTTGGAATATTATTTTTTTGGCAATGAGATTTTATATCTCTTTACCGCTATAGCCAATGTGGTTCTTATATATTGGATATCCTACCAAGGTTTGATGCAGCAGAATATCAATAGTTTACAGGAAGAAATGAATGGTTTGATGGTCGAGTCAAGAAAAGATGAGGTTATAGAGAACCAAGGGATGATCGTTGAAACCGGAATTCAGGAGGATTTTAAGAAGAAGCAGGATTTTGTTTCAGAAGAAGAAGTGGGAAATATGCTAAGCGTTATTCATGAATATATCGAGGCATCTAAATGTTTTACAAAGCAAGATCTCACAATTATTGATTTGGCAGATGCTGTTAACATACACCCAAAGAGAATTTCTTATGCCATCAATAAGGCTTTGGATATTAATTTTAATAATTATATCAATAATTTTAGAGTAGAATATGCCAAAGAACTCTTCCAAAGTGATAAGGCCAAGAATTTATCTGTTGAAGGTATTGGAATGGAGGCCGGCTTTCACTCGAAATCTACTTTCTATACTTCCTTTAATAAATTGGAAGGTACTACTCCGGCAAAGTATAGAAGCTTTGGCTCCTAG